The following proteins are co-located in the Noviherbaspirillum sp. UKPF54 genome:
- a CDS encoding metallophosphoesterase, whose product MLIAILTDIHANREALAACLAHAAERGAQRYAFLGDLVGYGADPAWVVDTVREYVQQGAIAVAGNHDVAVLQEPGKHMNPQARAVIEWTRAQLDESQLAFLAGLPLTAESNGCLFVHASAAEPRQWEYITGTNEAVKSMHATRCRVTFCGHVHEPALYNLSMTGKISSFVPTGDSSIPLATLRRWLVIPGSAGQPRDGNPAACYALYDDSTHELIYFRVPYDHETAAAKIRAAGLPQSLSSRLVQGV is encoded by the coding sequence ATGCTCATCGCCATTCTCACCGACATCCACGCCAACCGCGAAGCGCTCGCGGCGTGTCTGGCCCATGCCGCCGAGCGCGGCGCGCAACGCTACGCTTTCCTGGGCGACCTGGTCGGCTACGGCGCCGACCCAGCCTGGGTGGTGGACACCGTGCGCGAGTACGTGCAGCAAGGCGCGATCGCTGTGGCCGGCAACCACGACGTGGCGGTGCTGCAGGAACCGGGCAAGCACATGAATCCGCAGGCGCGCGCCGTGATCGAATGGACGCGCGCGCAGCTCGACGAGAGCCAGCTGGCTTTCCTCGCCGGCCTGCCGCTCACCGCCGAATCCAACGGCTGCCTGTTCGTGCATGCGAGCGCGGCCGAGCCGCGCCAGTGGGAGTACATCACCGGCACCAACGAGGCGGTCAAGAGCATGCACGCCACGCGCTGCCGCGTCACCTTCTGCGGCCACGTGCACGAGCCGGCGCTGTACAACCTGTCGATGACGGGCAAGATCTCGTCGTTCGTTCCAACCGGCGACAGCAGCATCCCGCTGGCGACGCTGCGCCGCTGGCTGGTCATCCCCGGCTCCGCCGGCCAGCCGCGCGATGGCAACCCGGCGGCTTGCTACGCGCTGTACGACGACAGCACGCACGAACTGATCTATTTCCGCGTGCCCTACGACCATGAAACGGCGGCGGCCAAGATACGCGCCGCCGGCCTGCCGCAAAGCCTCAGCAGCCGCCTGGTCCAGGGAGTGTAG
- the phhA gene encoding phenylalanine 4-monooxygenase, with protein sequence MNTTVEHADFFKTLEEKSDGGKLRGDYSPADERYVVRQDWGAYTPEQHALWRRLYQRQAKLVPGRACDEFIDALARLDAADAIPQFERASDALYKATRWQLVAVPGLIPDLTFFEHLAARRFPVTVWLRAPHEFDYIVEPDVFHDFFGHVPLLFNPIFADHLQEYGRGGLKALKLDALTYLARLYWYTVEFGLIQGEQGLRAYGAGILSSGGEIGYCLTSPKPRRILLDAERVMRTRYKIDSYQETYFVIRDFEHLFAATEPDFAPVYARLKTMESLPADSLLPGEANLRPNACPEEMVS encoded by the coding sequence ATGAACACCACGGTCGAGCATGCCGACTTTTTCAAGACACTGGAAGAAAAATCCGACGGCGGAAAACTGCGCGGCGATTACAGCCCGGCCGACGAACGCTACGTCGTGCGGCAGGACTGGGGCGCTTACACGCCAGAGCAGCACGCGCTGTGGCGCCGCCTGTACCAGCGCCAGGCGAAACTGGTTCCGGGGCGCGCCTGCGATGAGTTCATCGATGCGCTGGCCAGGCTCGATGCGGCCGACGCCATCCCGCAGTTCGAACGCGCGTCGGACGCGCTCTACAAGGCGACCCGCTGGCAGCTGGTCGCAGTGCCGGGGCTGATCCCAGACCTGACCTTTTTCGAGCACCTCGCCGCGCGCCGCTTTCCCGTCACGGTCTGGCTGCGCGCGCCGCACGAGTTCGATTACATCGTCGAGCCGGACGTGTTCCACGACTTCTTCGGGCATGTGCCGCTCCTGTTCAACCCGATTTTCGCGGATCACTTGCAGGAGTACGGCAGGGGCGGGCTGAAGGCACTCAAGCTGGATGCATTGACTTACCTGGCGCGGCTGTACTGGTACACCGTGGAGTTCGGTCTGATCCAGGGCGAACAGGGCTTGCGCGCTTACGGCGCCGGCATCCTGTCGTCCGGCGGCGAGATCGGGTACTGCCTGACCAGCCCGAAACCGCGGCGCATCCTGCTCGACGCCGAGCGCGTCATGCGCACCAGGTACAAGATCGACTCGTATCAGGAAACCTATTTCGTGATCCGCGACTTCGAGCACCTGTTCGCGGCCACCGAGCCGGATTTCGCGCCGGTGTACGCGCGCTTGAAGACGATGGAATCCTTGCCGGCCGACAGTCTGCTGCCGGGCGAAGCGAACCTGCGGCCCAATGCGTGTCCGGAGGAGATGGTCAGCTAG
- a CDS encoding heavy-metal-associated domain-containing protein, with product MFQFKTATTEQSLADAVRVLSAVDGVGTVTPSLLRNELSVQFNPDRASKQSLRAVLANAGYDVMASNPSGGCGGGGGGCSCS from the coding sequence GTGTTTCAATTTAAAACCGCGACCACCGAACAATCCCTGGCCGACGCCGTGCGCGTGCTGAGCGCCGTCGACGGCGTCGGTACCGTTACGCCTTCGCTGCTGCGCAACGAATTGAGCGTGCAGTTCAATCCGGACCGCGCATCGAAGCAGAGCCTGCGGGCGGTGCTGGCGAACGCCGGCTACGACGTCATGGCGTCGAACCCGAGCGGCGGCTGCGGCGGTGGCGGCGGCGGTTGCAGCTGCAGCTGA
- a CDS encoding LysR family transcriptional regulator gives MSDNVSLRQLRYFVAAAKAGQFSMAARDEHVSQSTITNAVLALEDELGIKLFDRLAQGVALTAEGQDFFHHACHILDSVHDAIHKPRFRKGNLRGSVRVAASYTVLGYFLPELLARFRASYPDVEIDLRDTDRPGIESAVLAQEVDVGVAVVSNVQKLQRFSHAVLVRSRRQLWVAPTHPLAQIPAPSLADIAEHPYILVTADEAESSTMAYWSARKQTPRVVFKTSSIEAVRGLVAHGFGITVLSDLVFRPWSLEGKRIEARPILDAVPHMEVGVLWHPATPLSTPAEAFLQFLLHAYGS, from the coding sequence ATGTCTGATAATGTTTCCCTGAGACAGCTGCGTTATTTCGTGGCGGCCGCCAAGGCGGGCCAGTTTTCGATGGCGGCGCGGGACGAACATGTGTCGCAATCGACTATTACCAACGCCGTGCTGGCGCTGGAGGACGAGCTCGGGATCAAGCTGTTCGACCGCCTGGCGCAGGGCGTGGCGCTGACCGCCGAAGGGCAGGATTTTTTCCATCATGCCTGCCATATCCTGGACTCGGTCCATGATGCAATCCATAAACCGCGCTTCCGAAAAGGCAATCTGCGCGGCAGCGTCCGGGTCGCCGCCTCCTATACGGTGCTCGGATACTTCCTTCCCGAACTGCTGGCGCGCTTCCGGGCCAGCTATCCCGATGTGGAAATCGACCTGCGCGACACCGACCGGCCAGGCATCGAAAGCGCCGTGCTGGCGCAGGAAGTCGATGTCGGCGTCGCGGTCGTGTCCAATGTGCAGAAACTGCAACGTTTTTCCCATGCGGTGCTGGTACGTTCGCGCCGGCAGCTTTGGGTGGCGCCGACGCATCCGCTGGCGCAGATTCCCGCCCCTTCGCTGGCCGACATCGCCGAGCATCCCTATATCCTGGTGACGGCCGACGAAGCGGAATCGTCCACCATGGCGTACTGGTCGGCCCGCAAACAGACGCCGCGCGTGGTGTTCAAAACCTCGTCGATCGAAGCGGTCCGTGGACTGGTCGCGCATGGCTTCGGCATTACGGTGTTATCGGACTTGGTGTTCCGGCCCTGGTCGCTGGAGGGCAAGCGCATCGAAGCGCGCCCCATCCTGGACGCAGTGCCGCATATGGAGGTCGGCGTCCTCTGGCATCCGGCAACACCGCTGAGCACGCCGGCAGAGGCATTCCTGCAGTTCCTGTTGCATGCCTATGGCAGCTAG
- the queC gene encoding 7-cyano-7-deazaguanine synthase QueC: MMHSSRALVLFSGGQDSTTCLAWALSRYAHVETIGFDYGQRHAIELSVRPLLLQKMRALSAGWNARLGEDHMIDLSLLSRISDTALTSDVAITMQENGLPNTFVPGRNLLFMTVAATVAYRRGLDVLVGGMCETDFSGYPDCRDDTMKALQVALNLGMSTRLKIDTPLMWIDKAATWRLAEELGGPALVDLIRTDTHTCYLGERGALHDWGHGCGTCPACELRARGYRQFRQE, translated from the coding sequence ATGATGCATTCCAGCCGTGCGCTCGTCCTGTTCAGCGGCGGGCAAGATTCCACTACCTGCCTGGCCTGGGCCTTGTCGCGCTACGCCCATGTCGAAACCATCGGCTTCGATTACGGCCAGCGGCACGCGATCGAGCTGTCGGTGCGCCCGCTCCTGCTGCAGAAAATGCGCGCGCTGTCGGCCGGCTGGAACGCCCGGCTGGGCGAGGACCACATGATCGACCTGTCGCTGCTGTCCCGTATCTCGGATACCGCGCTCACCAGCGACGTGGCCATCACGATGCAGGAAAACGGCTTGCCCAATACTTTCGTGCCGGGGCGCAACCTGCTGTTCATGACCGTCGCCGCCACCGTCGCCTACCGGCGCGGCCTGGATGTCCTGGTCGGCGGCATGTGCGAGACCGATTTCTCCGGCTATCCCGACTGCCGCGACGACACCATGAAAGCGCTGCAGGTGGCGCTCAACCTCGGCATGTCCACCCGCCTGAAAATCGACACGCCGCTGATGTGGATCGACAAGGCCGCAACCTGGCGCCTGGCCGAGGAGCTGGGCGGCCCGGCCCTGGTCGACCTGATCCGCACCGACACCCATACCTGCTACCTAGGCGAGCGCGGCGCGCTGCACGACTGGGGCCACGGCTGCGGCACCTGCCCGGCATGCGAGCTGCGCGCACGCGGCTACCGTCAGTTCAGACAGGAATAA
- a CDS encoding bifunctional serine/threonine-protein kinase/universal stress protein, translating into MVATRLEAGMVIDGYVLEEKLHKGGMAVLWRVRRKDAGGDTPPLLMKLPILGDNHDPAAIVGFEVEQMIMPKLSGIHVPRYIGAGDFTAQPYIVMELIAGKSLRARFDDAPLPVEEVAAIGIKVANALHDLHRQNVIHLDIKPSNIMFRASGEAILIDYGLARHDKLPDLLAEEFRLPMGTGPYISPEQVLNIRNDPRSDLFALGVLLYHLATGERPLGNPMSVRGLRRRLWRDPVPPRAINAKIPAWLQEVILHCLEVNPSRRYSTAAQVAFDLQNPEQVTLTKRAEKRVRDGFVKVTRRWFRSIGMEAMPQQSASEQLSRAPIVVVAIDLTHGSEALAEALRVITRRILQTAPEARLACVTVQKTNRIGMDEVVDKKGRNLHVKHLVGLKHWARPLALDPEKITFHVLEAPDPAAAIIDYAKVNDVDHIVIGSRGSSVLRRYLGSVSSQVVAQADCTVTVVKSGGTSS; encoded by the coding sequence ATGGTGGCGACGCGCCTTGAAGCGGGCATGGTGATCGACGGCTACGTACTGGAGGAAAAGCTGCACAAGGGCGGCATGGCGGTGCTCTGGCGCGTGCGGCGCAAGGATGCCGGGGGCGACACGCCCCCCCTTCTGATGAAGCTGCCCATCCTCGGCGACAACCACGATCCGGCGGCCATCGTCGGCTTCGAAGTCGAGCAGATGATCATGCCCAAGCTGTCGGGCATCCACGTGCCGCGCTACATCGGCGCCGGCGACTTCACGGCCCAGCCCTACATCGTGATGGAACTGATCGCCGGCAAATCGCTGCGCGCGCGCTTCGACGACGCGCCGCTGCCGGTGGAAGAAGTCGCCGCGATCGGCATCAAGGTCGCCAATGCGCTGCACGACTTGCACCGGCAGAACGTGATCCATCTCGACATCAAGCCGAGCAACATCATGTTCCGCGCCAGCGGCGAGGCGATCCTGATCGACTACGGCCTGGCGCGGCACGACAAGCTGCCCGACCTGCTGGCCGAGGAATTCCGCCTGCCGATGGGCACCGGCCCCTACATCTCGCCGGAGCAGGTCCTCAACATCCGCAACGATCCGCGCAGCGACCTGTTCGCGCTGGGCGTGCTGCTGTACCACCTGGCCACCGGCGAGCGCCCGCTCGGCAACCCGATGTCGGTGCGCGGCCTGCGCCGGCGCCTGTGGCGCGACCCGGTGCCGCCGCGCGCCATCAACGCGAAGATACCGGCGTGGCTGCAGGAAGTCATCCTGCACTGCCTCGAAGTCAACCCGTCCCGGCGCTACAGCACGGCCGCGCAAGTGGCGTTCGACCTGCAGAACCCGGAGCAGGTGACGCTGACGAAACGCGCGGAAAAGCGGGTGCGCGACGGCTTCGTCAAGGTCACGCGGCGCTGGTTCCGATCGATCGGCATGGAAGCCATGCCGCAGCAGTCGGCGTCCGAGCAGCTGTCGCGCGCGCCGATCGTGGTGGTCGCCATCGACCTGACGCACGGCTCGGAGGCGCTGGCCGAGGCACTACGCGTGATCACGCGGCGCATCCTGCAAACAGCGCCGGAAGCGCGGCTGGCGTGCGTGACGGTGCAAAAGACCAATCGCATCGGCATGGACGAGGTGGTCGACAAGAAAGGCCGCAATCTCCACGTCAAGCACCTGGTCGGCCTGAAGCACTGGGCGCGCCCGCTGGCGCTCGATCCGGAAAAGATCACCTTTCACGTGCTGGAAGCGCCCGACCCGGCGGCGGCCATCATCGATTATGCCAAGGTCAACGACGTCGACCACATCGTGATCGGCTCGCGCGGCAGCTCGGTGCTGCGGCGCTATCTCGGCAGCGTGTCGTCGCAGGTGGTGGCGCAGGCCGACTGCACGGTCACGGTGGTCAAGAGCGGCGGCACCAGTTCGTGA
- a CDS encoding DUF72 domain-containing protein: MEKSSAPQHHSAIFVGCAGWNIPAAAQGAFPGAGSHLERYAAVFPAVEINSSFYRPHRPSTYARWRDSVPDAFRFAAKVPKAITHALRLQQVDEPLKKFIDEVAHLDHKLGCLLVQLPPSLHYDRAIAQRFFGLLRSLTNVDLMCEARHATWFTREVAEMLAGFRVGPVLADPQIAPLPDAAHKNHTQYVRLHGSPVMYYSAYPEDYLDRLAVTLAAQAQSGHRVWCVFDNTAEGAAVPNALAVLARLRRA, encoded by the coding sequence ATGGAAAAATCTTCCGCACCACAGCATCACAGTGCAATATTCGTCGGCTGCGCCGGCTGGAACATCCCGGCAGCGGCGCAGGGAGCGTTCCCCGGCGCCGGCAGCCACCTGGAACGCTACGCCGCCGTCTTTCCCGCAGTGGAAATCAACTCCTCGTTCTACCGGCCGCACCGACCCTCGACCTATGCACGCTGGCGCGACAGCGTGCCCGATGCGTTTCGCTTTGCAGCAAAAGTGCCGAAGGCAATCACGCATGCCTTGCGTCTCCAGCAGGTCGACGAGCCGTTGAAAAAATTCATCGATGAAGTGGCGCATCTTGATCATAAGCTCGGCTGCCTGCTGGTGCAGCTTCCCCCAAGCCTGCACTATGACCGGGCCATCGCGCAGCGGTTCTTCGGCCTGCTGCGCAGTTTGACGAATGTCGACCTGATGTGCGAAGCACGCCATGCAACATGGTTCACCAGGGAAGTGGCCGAGATGCTGGCGGGATTCAGGGTAGGGCCGGTGCTTGCCGATCCGCAGATCGCGCCCTTGCCTGACGCAGCGCACAAGAACCACACGCAATATGTCCGGCTGCATGGTTCGCCGGTGATGTATTACTCGGCCTACCCGGAGGATTACCTGGACCGGCTGGCTGTCACGCTCGCCGCGCAGGCGCAGTCCGGCCATCGGGTATGGTGCGTGTTCGACAATACCGCGGAGGGGGCTGCGGTGCCGAATGCATTGGCGGTGCTGGCGCGCCTGCGCCGCGCTTGA
- a CDS encoding indolepyruvate ferredoxin oxidoreductase family protein yields MNMPFDPNRPMLDAITLDDKYTLERGRAFITGTQALIRLAIMQRQRDVKAGLNTAGYITGYRGSPLGSVDMTAMKAKKHLEAHHVKFHPGMNEDLAATTVWGTQQVNLFPGAKYDGVFSMWYGKGPGVDRCGDVFKHANMAGTDKHGGVLVLAGDDHAAKSSTTAHQSEHILKACGIPVLYPSSVQEYLDYGLHGWAISRYTGLWVAMKCVTDIVESGASVDLDPDRVQIVLPTDFELPPGGLNIRYPDAVLEQEARMNNYKWYAALAYVRANKLNQIVWDSPRAKIGIITAGKSYLDTRQALADLGIDEEVAKDIGIRLYKVGMTWPLEAEGVRQFAQGLEEILVVEEKRQILEYQLKEELYNWRDDVRPRVVGKFDDTGEWSNPHHEGHGSWLLPASYELNPAQIARAIATRISKYFAGHPIEQRVRERIAYLEAKENVLKAASPKPDPNKDRTPFFCSGCPHNTSTKVPEGSRALAGIGCHYMVLWMDRQTSTFTHMGAEGVTWVGHAPFTTEKHVFANLGDGTYFHSGLLAIRAAVAGKVNMTYKILYNDAVAMTGGQHVDGPLDPAMISRQIAAEGVTPIVVVTDDPEKYPANTNWAPGVTIRHRDELDAVQKEMREVPGVSAIIYDQTCASEKRRRRKKGEYPDPAKRAVINEAVCEGCGDCSVQSNCLSVEPLETEFGRKRQINQSSCNKDFSCVKGFCPSFVTVEGGQLKKPKKAAVSDDAGAKKLPILQGSNLPQPALPSTAQPFGILVTGVGGTGVVTVGQILAMAAHVEGKGCSVLDMTGLAQKGGAVMSHVRLADRPEDIYSTRVGTGAADLVIGCDAIVTGSRDALSRMGEGRTHAAVNTTGSPTAAFVKNPNWQFPGAAAENDIRNACGSDRVDFVDAGRVATALMGDAIASNMFMLGYVWQKGWVPLSEAALIRAIELNGVSVDFNKQAFVWGRNAAHDWTAVERLAKLNDPAAQGIAQVVEFKRAPSLEQVIDTRVEFLAQYQDAAYAQQYRDFVEKVRTAERDVAGGKPLRLTEAVARNLFKLMAYKDEYEVARLYADSAFQAKIAGMFEGDYKLKFHLAPPLFAKRDAEGHLVKQEFGPWMMKAFGVLAKFKFLRGTAFDLFGHTAERKTERALIGQYRETVGALLPKLGADNLGKAVALASIPEDIRGFGHVKERNLKAAKEKEASLLKEFDAPKSAAPGSQHAA; encoded by the coding sequence ATGAACATGCCTTTCGACCCCAACCGCCCGATGCTGGACGCGATTACCCTGGACGACAAGTACACGCTGGAGCGCGGCCGCGCCTTCATCACCGGCACCCAGGCATTGATCCGCCTGGCGATCATGCAACGTCAGCGCGACGTGAAGGCCGGCCTGAACACCGCCGGCTACATCACCGGCTATCGCGGTTCCCCCTTGGGCAGCGTCGACATGACCGCGATGAAGGCGAAGAAGCATCTCGAAGCGCATCACGTCAAATTCCATCCCGGCATGAACGAAGACCTGGCCGCGACTACCGTCTGGGGCACGCAGCAGGTGAATCTCTTCCCGGGCGCGAAATACGACGGCGTGTTTTCGATGTGGTACGGCAAGGGGCCGGGCGTGGACCGCTGCGGCGACGTCTTCAAGCATGCCAACATGGCCGGCACGGACAAGCATGGTGGTGTACTCGTGCTGGCCGGCGACGATCATGCGGCAAAATCGTCCACCACCGCGCACCAGAGCGAACACATCCTGAAAGCCTGCGGCATTCCGGTGCTGTATCCCTCCTCGGTGCAGGAATACCTCGACTACGGCCTGCACGGCTGGGCGATTTCCCGTTACACCGGATTGTGGGTGGCGATGAAGTGCGTCACCGACATCGTCGAGTCGGGGGCGTCGGTGGATCTCGATCCCGACCGCGTGCAGATTGTGCTGCCGACCGATTTCGAGCTGCCGCCGGGCGGCCTGAACATCCGCTATCCGGACGCCGTGCTGGAGCAGGAAGCGCGGATGAACAATTACAAGTGGTACGCCGCGCTGGCCTATGTGCGCGCCAACAAGCTCAACCAGATCGTCTGGGACAGCCCGCGCGCCAAGATCGGCATCATCACCGCCGGCAAATCCTACCTCGACACACGCCAGGCGCTGGCCGACCTCGGCATCGACGAGGAAGTCGCCAAGGATATCGGCATCCGCCTGTACAAGGTCGGCATGACATGGCCGCTGGAAGCCGAAGGCGTGCGCCAGTTCGCGCAGGGCCTGGAAGAAATCCTCGTGGTCGAGGAAAAGCGCCAGATCCTCGAATATCAGCTCAAGGAAGAGCTGTACAACTGGCGCGACGACGTGCGTCCGCGCGTGGTCGGCAAGTTCGACGACACCGGCGAATGGAGCAATCCGCACCACGAGGGGCATGGTTCCTGGCTGCTGCCCGCGAGCTACGAGCTGAACCCGGCGCAGATCGCGCGCGCCATCGCCACCCGCATCTCGAAATACTTCGCCGGGCATCCGATCGAGCAGCGCGTGCGCGAGCGCATCGCCTACCTGGAAGCGAAGGAAAACGTGCTCAAGGCTGCCAGCCCCAAGCCCGATCCGAACAAGGATCGCACGCCGTTCTTCTGCTCCGGCTGCCCGCACAACACCTCGACCAAGGTACCGGAAGGCAGCCGCGCGCTGGCCGGCATCGGCTGCCACTACATGGTGTTGTGGATGGACCGGCAAACCTCGACGTTTACGCACATGGGCGCGGAAGGCGTGACCTGGGTGGGGCATGCGCCGTTCACCACCGAGAAGCACGTGTTCGCCAACCTCGGTGACGGCACCTACTTCCACTCGGGCCTGCTGGCGATCCGCGCGGCCGTCGCCGGCAAGGTCAACATGACCTACAAGATCCTGTACAACGACGCGGTGGCGATGACCGGCGGCCAGCATGTGGACGGGCCGCTCGATCCGGCCATGATCTCGCGCCAGATCGCGGCCGAAGGCGTGACCCCGATCGTGGTCGTCACCGACGATCCGGAGAAATACCCGGCCAATACCAACTGGGCACCGGGCGTCACCATCCGGCATCGTGACGAACTCGACGCGGTGCAGAAGGAAATGCGCGAGGTGCCGGGCGTGTCGGCCATCATCTACGACCAGACCTGCGCCTCCGAAAAGCGCCGCCGCCGCAAGAAAGGCGAATATCCCGACCCGGCCAAGCGCGCGGTGATCAATGAAGCCGTGTGCGAAGGCTGCGGCGACTGCAGCGTGCAGTCGAACTGCCTGTCGGTCGAGCCGCTGGAAACGGAGTTCGGCCGCAAGCGCCAGATCAACCAGTCGAGCTGCAACAAGGATTTCTCCTGCGTGAAGGGCTTCTGTCCGAGCTTCGTGACGGTCGAGGGCGGTCAGCTGAAGAAGCCGAAGAAGGCCGCCGTCAGCGACGACGCCGGCGCCAAGAAGCTGCCCATCCTGCAGGGCAGTAACCTGCCGCAGCCGGCGCTGCCGTCCACCGCGCAGCCGTTCGGCATCCTGGTCACGGGCGTGGGCGGTACCGGCGTGGTGACGGTCGGCCAGATCCTGGCGATGGCCGCGCACGTCGAAGGCAAGGGCTGCTCGGTGCTCGACATGACCGGCCTGGCGCAGAAGGGCGGGGCGGTGATGTCGCATGTGCGGCTGGCCGACCGCCCGGAGGATATCTATTCGACCCGCGTCGGGACCGGCGCGGCCGATCTGGTGATCGGCTGCGACGCGATCGTCACCGGCAGCCGCGACGCGCTGTCGCGCATGGGCGAGGGCCGCACGCATGCGGCGGTCAATACCACCGGCTCGCCCACCGCCGCGTTCGTGAAGAACCCGAACTGGCAATTCCCGGGCGCGGCCGCCGAAAACGACATCCGCAATGCCTGCGGCAGCGATCGCGTCGATTTCGTCGATGCCGGCCGCGTCGCCACCGCATTGATGGGCGACGCAATCGCCAGCAACATGTTCATGCTCGGCTACGTCTGGCAAAAAGGCTGGGTGCCGCTGTCGGAAGCAGCGCTGATCAGGGCGATCGAACTGAACGGCGTATCGGTCGATTTCAACAAGCAGGCTTTCGTCTGGGGCCGCAACGCGGCGCATGACTGGACGGCAGTGGAACGCCTGGCGAAGCTGAACGACCCGGCGGCACAGGGGATCGCCCAGGTGGTCGAATTCAAGCGCGCGCCGTCGCTTGAGCAGGTGATCGACACCCGCGTTGAATTCCTCGCGCAGTACCAGGACGCCGCCTATGCACAGCAGTACCGCGACTTCGTTGAAAAAGTGCGCACCGCCGAGCGCGATGTGGCCGGCGGCAAGCCGCTGCGCCTGACCGAAGCGGTGGCGCGCAACCTGTTCAAGCTGATGGCCTACAAGGACGAGTACGAGGTGGCGCGCCTGTATGCCGACTCCGCGTTCCAGGCCAAGATCGCCGGCATGTTCGAAGGCGACTACAAGCTCAAGTTCCACCTCGCGCCCCCGCTGTTCGCCAAGCGCGACGCCGAAGGGCACCTGGTCAAGCAGGAATTCGGCCCGTGGATGATGAAGGCGTTCGGCGTGCTGGCGAAGTTCAAGTTCTTGCGCGGCACGGCGTTCGACCTCTTCGGCCATACCGCCGAGCGCAAGACCGAGCGTGCGCTGATCGGGCAGTACCGGGAAACGGTCGGCGCGCTATTGCCGAAGCTCGGTGCCGACAATCTGGGCAAGGCGGTCGCGCTTGCTTCCATTCCGGAAGACATACGCGGCTTCGGTCATGTGAAGGAAAGGAATCTGAAGGCGGCGAAGGAGAAGGAGGCGTCGCTGCTGAAGGAATTCGATGCGCCGAAATCGGCTGCGCCGGGCTCGCAGCATGCGGCGTAG
- a CDS encoding alpha/beta fold hydrolase, producing the protein MDTQRSSPKDSWIDTGQGQLLARCWTPPGAGGDCPIVLFHDSLGCIALWRTFPAVLAECTGRMVIAYDRLGFGQSAARTDRPGVDFVREEAERFFPALREQLGFDRFIAFGHSVGGGMATYCAALHASACEVLITESAQAFVEDKTRAGILEAKEQFRQAEPFERLRRYHGEKTRWVLDAWIDTWLSPAFSGWSLKEVLPQVRCPTLAIHGSDDEYGSPLHPETIARLAGGPAQAEIMPGTRHVPHREQEHWVARRVAGFIGMHRPALS; encoded by the coding sequence ATGGACACACAACGCTCATCCCCCAAAGACAGCTGGATCGATACCGGGCAGGGACAATTGCTGGCACGCTGCTGGACGCCGCCGGGCGCCGGCGGCGACTGCCCCATCGTTCTGTTCCACGATTCGCTTGGCTGCATCGCGCTTTGGCGCACTTTCCCCGCCGTGCTGGCCGAATGCACCGGGCGCATGGTGATCGCCTACGACCGCCTCGGGTTCGGGCAGTCCGCGGCGCGCACCGACAGGCCGGGCGTCGATTTTGTGCGGGAGGAGGCCGAACGTTTTTTCCCCGCGCTGCGCGAACAGCTGGGATTCGACCGTTTCATCGCCTTCGGTCATAGCGTGGGTGGTGGCATGGCCACATACTGTGCCGCCCTGCATGCTTCGGCATGCGAGGTCTTGATCACCGAATCCGCGCAGGCGTTCGTGGAAGACAAGACGCGCGCCGGCATCCTGGAAGCGAAAGAGCAGTTCCGGCAGGCCGAGCCGTTCGAGCGCCTGCGGCGCTATCACGGCGAAAAAACCCGCTGGGTGCTGGACGCCTGGATCGACACCTGGCTGTCGCCGGCGTTTTCCGGCTGGTCGCTCAAGGAAGTCCTGCCGCAGGTGCGCTGCCCGACCCTGGCGATTCACGGCAGCGACGACGAATACGGCTCGCCGCTGCATCCCGAGACGATCGCGCGACTGGCGGGCGGCCCGGCGCAGGCGGAAATCATGCCCGGCACGCGGCACGTCCCGCACCGCGAGCAAGAGCATTGGGTAGCAAGGCGGGTCGCCGGCTTCATCGGCATGCACCGTCCCGCCCTGTCATAA